A genomic stretch from Empedobacter stercoris includes:
- the feoB gene encoding ferrous iron transport protein B: MNHYKIALIGNPNVGKTSLFNKLTNLRQKVGNYPGVTVEKREGNIERNGNKFFITDFPGTYTIYPSSLDEEIVFKTLGNKTDKHYPDLAIVIGEPSNLKRSILLYQQVRDLDVPAIFVINMKDEIKSKGLNIDLPKLEDFLQTKIYLTNARTSEGIDELVDAFTKKATDYTNHYAITKEYLSVVENVKNEFQLDSNYQAWQYLSQKEVPFLSKEKQDKLEAIKKENAIISKRLQVKEALDRNKILEEKLNTIISYKFEGNETLTDKIDKILIHPVFGYVIFLGILLLIFQAVYAWSAPLMTMVEDLFGWFDEKVISFLPEGPINEIVGGAIIPGIEGIAVFVPQIAILFLFISIMEETGYMSRVVYLMDRWLKPFGLSGKSVVPLISGAACAVPAIMSARNIENDKERLLTILVTPFMTCSARLPIYIVLIALVIPDEKIFGFSYQALALFVMYILGVVGALGSAILLNLIIKAKHKSFLILEMPTYKLPDWKNVGINVWEKTLGFLIDAGKIIFAISIILWVLGTFGPGEQFKNAEEIVTAHHPKMDEDDLANEIASYKLEHSYLGRLGAVIEPVVEPLGYDWKMGIGLISSFAAREVFVGTMSTVYSLGEVDVEDDGQKDRLLHRMQSEINQNTGEPAYNLATGVSLLLFYAFAMQCMSTIAIVKRETNSWKWTLIQTGFMTGLAYIVAFIAYHLLK, from the coding sequence ATGAATCATTATAAAATTGCCTTAATTGGTAACCCAAATGTTGGTAAAACTTCGTTATTTAATAAGCTTACAAATCTTCGTCAAAAAGTAGGAAATTATCCTGGTGTGACGGTAGAGAAACGTGAGGGGAATATTGAACGAAATGGAAACAAATTTTTCATTACAGATTTCCCAGGAACGTATACTATTTATCCAAGTTCTTTGGATGAAGAAATTGTTTTCAAAACTTTAGGAAACAAAACCGATAAACATTATCCTGATTTAGCCATTGTTATAGGTGAACCATCAAATTTAAAACGTTCGATTTTATTGTATCAACAAGTTCGAGATTTAGATGTTCCTGCGATTTTTGTCATTAACATGAAAGACGAAATCAAGAGCAAAGGCCTTAACATTGATTTACCAAAATTAGAAGATTTTCTTCAAACTAAAATATACTTAACAAACGCTCGTACAAGCGAAGGTATCGATGAATTGGTAGATGCTTTCACTAAAAAAGCAACCGATTACACTAATCATTATGCAATCACGAAAGAATATCTTTCAGTCGTAGAGAATGTAAAAAATGAATTTCAATTAGATTCTAATTATCAAGCTTGGCAATATCTATCGCAAAAAGAAGTTCCTTTTCTATCAAAAGAGAAGCAAGATAAATTAGAAGCAATAAAAAAAGAAAACGCTATTATTTCGAAGCGTTTACAAGTAAAAGAAGCTTTAGATCGAAATAAAATTTTAGAGGAGAAATTAAATACCATCATTTCTTATAAATTCGAAGGAAATGAAACTTTAACTGATAAAATTGACAAAATCTTAATTCATCCAGTCTTTGGTTATGTTATCTTTTTAGGGATTTTATTATTAATCTTTCAAGCTGTTTACGCATGGTCAGCTCCATTAATGACAATGGTTGAAGACCTGTTTGGTTGGTTTGATGAAAAAGTAATTAGTTTTTTACCCGAAGGACCCATCAATGAAATAGTTGGCGGCGCTATAATACCAGGAATAGAAGGTATTGCTGTTTTTGTTCCTCAAATTGCCATTTTGTTTTTATTCATTTCGATTATGGAAGAAACGGGATACATGAGCCGTGTTGTATATTTGATGGATAGATGGTTAAAACCTTTTGGATTAAGTGGAAAAAGTGTTGTACCATTAATCTCGGGCGCTGCTTGTGCAGTACCAGCAATTATGTCTGCGCGTAACATCGAAAATGACAAAGAACGCTTATTAACGATACTTGTCACCCCATTTATGACGTGTTCTGCTCGTTTGCCTATTTATATCGTTCTGATTGCCTTGGTAATTCCTGACGAAAAAATATTTGGTTTCAGTTACCAAGCCTTGGCCTTATTTGTGATGTACATATTAGGTGTTGTAGGAGCTTTGGGAAGTGCTATTTTACTGAACTTAATTATAAAAGCAAAACATAAAAGTTTCTTGATTTTAGAGATGCCAACGTACAAACTTCCTGATTGGAAAAATGTTGGAATTAATGTATGGGAAAAAACATTAGGTTTCTTGATTGATGCTGGTAAAATAATATTTGCAATTTCGATTATTCTATGGGTTTTAGGAACATTTGGACCAGGAGAACAATTTAAAAATGCAGAAGAGATAGTTACTGCTCATCACCCAAAAATGGATGAAGATGATTTAGCCAATGAAATTGCTTCTTATAAATTAGAACATTCATACTTAGGAAGATTAGGAGCAGTTATAGAACCAGTTGTAGAACCGTTGGGATATGATTGGAAGATGGGAATTGGTTTGATTTCTTCCTTTGCTGCCCGTGAAGTATTTGTCGGAACAATGTCAACTGTTTATAGTTTAGGCGAAGTTGATGTGGAAGACGATGGTCAAAAAGATCGTTTACTTCATCGTATGCAATCAGAAATCAACCAAAATACAGGTGAACCTGCATATAATCTTGCAACAGGAGTTTCGTTGTTATTATTCTACGCTTTCGCAATGCAATGTATGAGCACTATCGCGATTGTAAAAAGAGAAACAAATTCTTGGAAATGGACACTGATTCAGACAGGATTTATGACTGGTTTGGCATATATTGTTGCATTTATTGCTTATCATTTATTAAAATAA
- a CDS encoding FeoA family protein: protein MKIKDRLVEMVENYSLKDLKIGEQAVVIGFTTEDVPAKFYEMGFVPGTNLLVKNKAPFGGPICISIVSNKSVLALRRNEADKILITKK, encoded by the coding sequence ATGAAAATCAAAGATAGATTGGTAGAGATGGTTGAAAATTATTCTTTAAAAGATTTAAAAATTGGTGAACAAGCTGTTGTAATTGGTTTTACGACTGAAGATGTTCCTGCAAAATTTTATGAAATGGGTTTTGTCCCAGGTACTAATTTACTGGTTAAAAACAAAGCTCCTTTTGGTGGTCCTATTTGCATCAGTATTGTATCGAACAAGTCTGTTTTAGCATTAAGAAGAAACGAAGCCGATAAAATCTTGATAACAAAGAAATAA
- a CDS encoding acyl-CoA thioesterase encodes MNNKYFQKTIVRWSDLDANRHLANASYMNFTSFARIAFLRDFGVSMNNLAEYGIGPAILHEQFSFFKEAMEGEEIYISVEIGGMSEDGMIYQFIHNLYNQDGVHLCHSELTGVWFSMSKRKMQAPPTEMVENIKKSFEGQTIKAMSKQDIINLPFRSENIDPSIFNQK; translated from the coding sequence ATGAATAATAAATATTTCCAGAAAACCATTGTTCGATGGTCAGATTTAGACGCTAATCGTCATTTAGCGAATGCTTCATATATGAATTTCACAAGCTTTGCTCGAATTGCTTTTTTAAGAGATTTTGGTGTTTCGATGAATAACTTAGCTGAATATGGTATTGGTCCAGCAATTTTACACGAACAATTTTCATTTTTTAAGGAAGCTATGGAAGGTGAAGAAATTTATATTTCGGTAGAAATTGGTGGAATGTCAGAAGATGGAATGATTTATCAATTTATTCACAATTTGTATAACCAAGATGGAGTACATCTTTGCCATTCTGAATTGACAGGTGTTTGGTTTTCGATGTCGAAAAGAAAAATGCAGGCACCACCAACTGAAATGGTCGAAAATATTAAAAAATCATTTGAAGGACAAACAATCAAAGCAATGTCAAAACAAGACATTATCAATTTACCTTTTCGTTCAGAAAATATAGATCCTTCAATTTTCAATCAAAAATAA
- a CDS encoding OmpP1/FadL family transporter, which produces MKKIFLTLALIGLSSSAFAGGYRVALQGVRQAALGGTSATQTRDASVAFYNPAGLAFVESKLSIAVGGFGVKTDVKWQDPTTFQKAETDSKLGTPMYLAVSYKPVDDLAIGVSVTTPFGSSVTWPEDWQNKANITHIDLKAFNIQPTVAYRFSDWFSLGLGFIYSHGSAKLEKVQTVAGNDIKLRLEDKDAHGLGFNVGVMFKPTEKFGVGLAYRSNVDVSANKGDVTWMDVPAGIASNVPFNTDKWNTTLPLPSEFTFGMSYKVLPQLELFGDVVWQNWTRYKSLDINLYNDASNTFYTSTSTKNWKDNTLFRFGAEYTFNEMITGRVGYYHDKSPVPGAYWSSETPSSNLNSVSAGVGFKFNNGFYLDLFGSYVQGDERYINNIEQNFSGDVKMRAINFGLGLTYNLK; this is translated from the coding sequence ATGAAGAAAATTTTCTTAACATTAGCATTGATCGGTCTATCTTCATCTGCTTTTGCAGGAGGTTACCGTGTTGCTTTACAAGGAGTTCGCCAAGCTGCTTTAGGTGGAACTTCTGCAACGCAAACTCGTGATGCGAGTGTGGCGTTTTATAACCCTGCAGGATTAGCTTTTGTAGAGAGCAAATTGAGTATTGCTGTTGGAGGTTTTGGTGTAAAAACTGACGTAAAATGGCAAGATCCAACAACTTTCCAAAAAGCTGAAACGGATAGTAAATTAGGAACTCCAATGTATTTGGCGGTGAGTTACAAACCTGTCGATGATTTGGCAATTGGAGTGAGTGTGACAACGCCTTTTGGTAGCTCGGTTACTTGGCCAGAAGATTGGCAAAATAAGGCTAATATCACGCATATCGACTTAAAAGCATTTAATATTCAGCCAACAGTTGCCTATCGTTTTTCAGATTGGTTTAGTTTAGGTTTAGGTTTTATCTATTCACATGGATCGGCTAAATTAGAAAAAGTGCAAACGGTTGCTGGAAATGACATTAAGCTTAGATTAGAAGACAAAGATGCACATGGTTTAGGATTTAATGTAGGGGTAATGTTCAAACCAACAGAGAAATTTGGAGTTGGATTAGCTTACCGTTCTAATGTAGATGTTTCTGCAAACAAAGGAGATGTGACATGGATGGATGTTCCGGCTGGAATTGCATCTAATGTGCCTTTTAACACAGATAAATGGAATACAACTTTACCATTGCCATCTGAATTTACTTTCGGAATGTCTTATAAAGTATTACCACAGTTAGAGCTTTTTGGAGATGTAGTGTGGCAAAACTGGACACGTTACAAAAGTTTAGATATTAATTTATACAACGACGCGTCAAATACATTCTATACTTCAACGTCAACAAAAAATTGGAAAGACAATACTTTATTCCGTTTTGGAGCAGAATATACATTTAACGAGATGATTACAGGGCGTGTTGGTTATTACCATGATAAATCTCCGGTTCCTGGAGCTTATTGGTCTTCTGAAACACCAAGTTCAAACTTAAATTCAGTTTCTGCTGGAGTAGGATTTAAATTTAACAATGGATTTTACTTAGATTTATTTGGATCTTATGTTCAAGGTGATGAAAGATACATTAATAACATCGAACAAAATTTCTCTGGAGATGTTAAGATGCGTGCAATTAACTTTGGTTTAGGACTAACGTATAACCTTAAATAA
- the rpmA gene encoding 50S ribosomal protein L27 gives MAHKKGVGSSKNGRESHSKRLGVKIFGGQAAIAGNIIVRQRGTQHHPGDNVGIGKDHTLFALVDGKVVFTKKRNDRSYVSVEPLS, from the coding sequence ATGGCACATAAGAAAGGGGTCGGAAGTTCGAAAAATGGTCGTGAATCACATTCGAAACGTTTAGGTGTTAAAATTTTTGGTGGACAAGCAGCAATCGCTGGTAACATTATTGTTCGTCAAAGAGGTACTCAACATCATCCTGGTGATAATGTAGGAATCGGTAAGGATCACACATTATTCGCTTTAGTTGACGGAAAAGTTGTTTTCACTAAAAAACGTAACGATAGATCTTACGTTTCAGTTGAACCATTATCTTAA
- a CDS encoding universal stress protein, whose protein sequence is MKKILFPTDFSETANNAFLYALNLAKSIDAQVYVLHVYELPMITGTLSAGLIQNVYETVELGSFNNFKDNIPQLREIADKNGLNEIPIKFILEEGNFLYILREIIGEESVDFVVMGTDGNTGIEKMLFGSNTINAITSMKIPILSIPNGMIFKGFKNIGFTTVFDQKDKEALKYLLEIANRHHAKIHCMHVSKDGKYNKQAMKDWQNQFAGDPIFFEIYHDADPVNAVLDFIKEKEIDLLTVVSRNKGFFDKIFSPGFTKKIANKNITPLFVFHEQKA, encoded by the coding sequence ATGAAAAAAATATTGTTCCCAACAGATTTTTCTGAGACGGCTAATAATGCGTTTTTATATGCTCTTAACCTTGCGAAAAGTATAGATGCACAAGTTTATGTATTGCACGTTTATGAACTACCAATGATTACTGGTACTTTGAGTGCAGGTTTAATTCAGAATGTATATGAAACTGTAGAATTAGGAAGTTTTAATAACTTCAAAGATAATATTCCGCAATTAAGGGAAATAGCAGATAAAAACGGATTAAATGAAATTCCAATTAAATTTATTTTAGAAGAAGGAAATTTCTTGTATATATTACGCGAAATCATTGGCGAAGAAAGTGTTGATTTTGTGGTAATGGGAACAGATGGAAATACAGGGATAGAAAAAATGCTTTTTGGTTCCAATACTATTAATGCAATTACATCGATGAAAATTCCTATCTTAAGTATTCCGAATGGAATGATATTCAAAGGATTTAAGAATATAGGTTTTACAACTGTTTTTGATCAAAAAGATAAAGAAGCCTTGAAATATTTGCTTGAAATAGCAAATCGTCATCATGCAAAAATTCATTGTATGCATGTTTCTAAAGACGGAAAATATAATAAACAAGCAATGAAAGATTGGCAAAATCAATTTGCAGGAGACCCAATTTTTTTTGAAATTTATCATGATGCGGATCCTGTAAATGCGGTTTTAGATTTTATCAAAGAAAAAGAAATTGATTTGTTAACCGTTGTTAGTCGAAACAAAGGTTTCTTCGATAAGATATTTTCGCCTGGATTTACAAAAAAAATAGCAAACAAAAATATAACACCTTTGTTCGTTTTTCACGAACAAAAAGCATAA
- the thiL gene encoding thiamine-phosphate kinase, whose product MLEDKNISKTSLAEIGEFGLIHQIKEGFPIKLESSIKGIGDDAAVLDYKKDKIVVSTDMLVEGINFSWSYMPLRHLGYKAVVTAISDILAMNAIPKQILVSMAISNRFTIEAVDEIYNGMKYACDKYKIDIVGGDTTSSVSGLVLSMTAIGSAPEKDLAYRSGAKENDLVVLSGDLGASFLGLQVLEREAQVSKVNPNNQPDFENYSYLIERQLKPEARLDIINLLKELKVKPTSMIDISDGLSSEIIHLSKESGVGINIYEEKIPLDSVVIRTAEEFKINPITCALSGGEDYELLFTIDQKDFEKIKGNPHLTVIGHVTGKNEENYLITRGSEQMVPLTAQGWGVETEDES is encoded by the coding sequence ATGTTAGAAGATAAAAACATTTCAAAAACAAGTTTAGCCGAAATCGGTGAATTTGGTTTAATTCATCAAATTAAAGAAGGTTTTCCAATCAAGTTAGAAAGCTCTATCAAAGGAATTGGCGACGATGCTGCTGTTCTTGATTACAAAAAGGACAAAATTGTTGTATCAACAGACATGTTGGTAGAAGGTATTAACTTTAGTTGGTCGTACATGCCTTTGCGTCATTTGGGATATAAAGCTGTTGTAACTGCAATTAGTGATATCTTGGCAATGAATGCTATTCCAAAACAAATTTTGGTTTCTATGGCAATCTCAAATCGTTTTACGATAGAAGCTGTTGATGAAATTTACAATGGTATGAAATACGCATGTGACAAATACAAAATCGATATCGTTGGTGGTGACACCACTTCTTCTGTTAGTGGTCTTGTACTAAGTATGACCGCAATTGGCTCGGCTCCTGAAAAAGATTTGGCGTACAGAAGTGGAGCAAAAGAAAATGATTTGGTTGTACTTTCTGGTGATTTAGGTGCATCTTTCCTTGGTCTACAGGTTTTGGAACGCGAAGCTCAAGTATCGAAAGTAAATCCAAACAATCAACCTGATTTTGAAAACTATTCCTATTTAATTGAAAGACAGTTAAAACCTGAAGCGAGATTAGATATCATCAATCTTTTGAAAGAATTAAAAGTTAAACCAACTTCTATGATTGATATTTCGGATGGATTATCGTCTGAGATTATTCATCTCTCAAAAGAAAGTGGCGTTGGAATCAATATTTACGAAGAAAAAATTCCGTTAGATTCTGTTGTCATTCGCACTGCCGAAGAATTCAAAATCAATCCAATTACATGCGCTTTAAGCGGTGGAGAAGATTATGAATTGTTGTTTACAATTGATCAAAAAGATTTTGAGAAAATAAAAGGAAACCCACATTTAACGGTAATTGGACATGTAACTGGTAAAAACGAAGAAAACTATTTGATTACTCGCGGAAGCGAACAAATGGTTCCGTTGACTGCACAAGGTTGGGGAGTTGAAACGGAAGACGAAAGTTAA
- a CDS encoding helix-turn-helix domain-containing protein, whose amino-acid sequence MDNWIIISFVISALIILGLIIYFISKNKKNKIIQEIELSTNNDKIKTVKNEVAAKKIVEIKSTGNTESESTPQQDIRKEKIVSNLSISSKTENDLLRKLEQFEKNNDFIKKDINLAVLSKQFKTNTKYLSEVIKTHRQKPFNTYLNELRINYIVNRLKNEPKYINTKVSYLASDCGFTSHSTFTTIFTQIMNESPSVFVKRIKEEQKK is encoded by the coding sequence ATGGACAATTGGATAATCATTTCTTTCGTTATTTCAGCTTTAATCATTTTAGGCTTAATTATTTACTTTATCTCAAAAAATAAAAAAAATAAAATTATTCAAGAGATTGAGTTAAGTACGAATAATGATAAAATAAAAACTGTAAAGAACGAAGTTGCTGCTAAAAAAATTGTAGAAATTAAATCAACAGGAAATACAGAATCTGAATCTACTCCACAACAAGATATACGGAAAGAAAAAATCGTTAGTAATCTGAGTATCTCCTCAAAAACAGAAAACGATTTGTTACGAAAGTTAGAGCAATTTGAGAAAAATAATGATTTTATCAAAAAGGACATAAATCTTGCTGTACTATCAAAACAGTTTAAAACAAATACGAAATACCTTTCTGAAGTGATTAAAACTCATCGGCAAAAACCTTTTAATACTTACTTGAATGAGTTAAGAATAAACTATATCGTCAACCGTTTAAAAAATGAACCGAAGTACATCAATACAAAAGTGAGTTATTTAGCAAGTGACTGTGGATTCACTTCTCATAGTACTTTTACCACTATTTTTACTCAAATTATGAACGAATCACCTTCTGTTTTTGTAAAAAGAATAAAAGAAGAACAAAAAAAATAA
- the rplU gene encoding 50S ribosomal protein L21, which yields MYAIVEIAGLQYKVEKDQQLFVNRLAGEAGDEVKFDRVLLTDNGAITVGAPVIDGVTVVAKIVEHVKGDKVIVFKKKRRKGYQKSNGHRQQFTKIEIASIG from the coding sequence ATGTACGCAATTGTAGAGATAGCAGGGCTTCAATACAAAGTTGAAAAAGACCAACAATTGTTTGTAAACCGTTTAGCTGGTGAAGCAGGTGACGAAGTAAAATTCGACCGTGTTTTATTAACAGATAACGGAGCAATCACTGTCGGCGCCCCAGTTATAGACGGAGTTACCGTAGTAGCTAAAATCGTTGAACACGTGAAAGGAGACAAAGTAATCGTTTTCAAAAAGAAAAGAAGAAAAGGTTACCAAAAGTCTAACGGTCATCGTCAACAATTCACTAAAATTGAAATTGCTTCAATCGGTTAA
- a CDS encoding universal stress protein: protein MKKILFPTDFSETANNAFLYALNLAENQNAELYILHAFQYPIVNAGIDAGILQNVYDTIELNKFENLKDHIPFLRKLAGDNGFGDVEMKFFIKEGMLSFVLPNFIEEEKVDFVVMGTTGNTGFDKVLFGSNTMNAIKHLKIPVLSVPHGYEYKGIKSIGFTTIFEDKDRKALDYLTEIAYRYKAKVHCLHVSKDGNYDVPTLNHWKEYYKDEPVDFSIYTADESVDAVLEFIKEEKIDLLTVVSRNKGFFEKLFSPSFTKTILSQNKVPLFVFHE, encoded by the coding sequence ATGAAAAAAATATTATTTCCAACCGACTTTTCCGAGACAGCAAATAACGCATTTTTGTATGCGTTGAATTTGGCAGAAAATCAAAATGCAGAGTTGTATATTTTACACGCCTTTCAATATCCAATTGTGAATGCAGGAATTGATGCTGGCATTTTACAAAATGTATATGATACCATTGAATTGAATAAATTTGAAAATCTAAAAGATCACATTCCTTTTCTTAGAAAATTAGCAGGGGATAATGGTTTTGGTGACGTGGAAATGAAATTTTTTATTAAAGAAGGGATGCTTTCATTCGTTTTACCAAATTTTATAGAAGAAGAGAAAGTTGATTTTGTAGTGATGGGAACAACAGGAAATACAGGATTTGATAAAGTACTTTTTGGTTCGAATACGATGAATGCAATTAAACATTTGAAAATTCCAGTTTTGAGTGTTCCGCATGGATATGAATATAAAGGAATAAAAAGCATCGGTTTTACAACAATTTTTGAAGATAAGGACCGTAAAGCCTTAGATTATTTAACAGAAATTGCATATCGATACAAAGCCAAAGTTCATTGTTTACATGTTTCTAAAGATGGAAATTACGATGTCCCTACGCTTAATCATTGGAAAGAATATTACAAAGACGAACCTGTAGATTTTTCTATTTATACAGCAGACGAATCTGTTGATGCAGTTTTAGAATTTATAAAAGAAGAAAAAATTGATTTATTAACAGTGGTAAGTCGCAATAAAGGATTTTTCGAGAAATTATTTTCACCAAGTTTTACCAAAACAATTCTTTCTCAAAATAAAGTACCATTATTTGTTTTTCACGAATAG
- a CDS encoding BaiN/RdsA family NAD(P)/FAD-dependent oxidoreductase — MKKIAIVGGGAAGYFVAANLGKTVGQQTVLFEQANLPLQKVRISGGGRCNVTHACFDSLDLVEFYPRGKKELLSVFYTFQPGDTMAWFDERGVELKIEDDNRIFPVSDSSLSIIEALTKAVDQNKVQLNFSDGVQEINKVNEGYELITKSGKYFFETVIITTGSTPKFWKSLKNLGLKIIQPVPSLFTFNCKDPRIEGLMGISFENAEVKINQQKLEAEGPLLITHWGFSGPAILRLSAWGALKLNESNYKFEAEINFVNQSKEEIVSFLNNKKQVDAKKNVHKNNPFDFPKRFWLSILNYCNIAENKVYADLSKKHIEALASELTQGKYQINGKSTFKDEFVTAGGVDLKEIDFHSMEAKKLPHLFMAGEVLNIDAITGGFNFQACWSEGYVISEKIKEIYQ; from the coding sequence GTGAAAAAAATAGCCATTGTAGGAGGTGGTGCAGCAGGATATTTTGTTGCAGCAAACCTTGGAAAAACTGTAGGACAACAAACTGTATTGTTTGAACAAGCAAATTTACCACTACAAAAAGTACGTATTTCGGGTGGAGGAAGGTGTAATGTAACTCATGCATGCTTTGATTCATTGGATTTAGTAGAGTTTTACCCACGTGGGAAAAAGGAATTACTAAGTGTTTTTTATACATTTCAGCCAGGCGATACAATGGCGTGGTTTGATGAACGCGGAGTTGAATTGAAAATTGAAGATGATAATCGTATTTTTCCAGTAAGCGATTCATCTCTTTCTATTATCGAAGCGTTAACTAAAGCGGTTGATCAAAATAAAGTTCAATTAAATTTTTCGGATGGCGTACAAGAAATCAATAAAGTTAATGAAGGTTATGAATTGATTACAAAATCAGGAAAGTATTTTTTTGAAACAGTAATTATTACAACAGGAAGTACACCAAAATTCTGGAAAAGTTTGAAAAACTTAGGTTTGAAGATAATTCAACCTGTTCCTTCTCTATTTACATTTAATTGCAAAGATCCAAGAATCGAAGGGTTGATGGGGATTTCATTCGAAAATGCAGAAGTTAAAATCAATCAACAAAAGTTAGAGGCAGAAGGACCTTTGTTAATAACACATTGGGGATTTAGTGGTCCTGCTATTTTGCGTTTATCAGCTTGGGGAGCTTTAAAATTGAACGAAAGTAATTATAAATTCGAAGCTGAAATTAATTTTGTCAATCAATCTAAAGAAGAAATAGTTTCTTTTTTGAATAATAAGAAACAAGTTGATGCAAAGAAGAATGTACACAAAAACAATCCATTTGATTTTCCTAAACGCTTTTGGTTGAGTATTCTGAATTATTGCAACATAGCCGAAAATAAAGTATATGCCGACTTGTCGAAGAAACATATCGAAGCTTTAGCATCAGAATTAACACAAGGAAAATACCAAATAAATGGTAAAAGCACATTCAAAGATGAGTTTGTGACTGCTGGAGGAGTTGATTTGAAAGAAATTGATTTTCATTCGATGGAAGCTAAAAAATTACCTCATTTGTTCATGGCAGGAGAAGTTTTGAATATTGACGCAATTACTGGAGGTTTTAATTTTCAGGCTTGTTGGTCTGAAGGGTATGTTATATCCGAAAAAATCAAAGAAATTTATCAATAG